A single Primulina eburnea isolate SZY01 chromosome 11, ASM2296580v1, whole genome shotgun sequence DNA region contains:
- the LOC140806409 gene encoding uncharacterized protein, translating into MNKLEPSLEELVNMLVTFESTIKKEKPVLYVGSSSGTKTGPPGKGKKRSFKRPKKSEPLKRQTPSPVVAAAPAKAEKTVDICHHCKKPGHWRRNCREYLAQKGSGKGDGKK; encoded by the exons atgaacaagctcgagcccagccttgaagagttggtgaacatgcttgtgacttttgagtccaccatcaagaaggagaagccggttctttatgtgggctcttcatctggcacgaagaccggtccacctgggaagggaaagaagcgttctttcaagcgccccaagaagagcgagcccttgaagaggcagactccgagtcccgtagtggcagccgcgccagccaaggctgagaagacagttgacatctgtcatcactgcaagaagcctggacattggaggcgtaactgcagggaatatcttgcgcagaagggttctggcaaag gcgatgggaagaagtag